A single genomic interval of Saccharospirillum mangrovi harbors:
- a CDS encoding GNAT family N-acetyltransferase: protein MTTVWYLALQSPDQLRAKNWPANVAVRFAEAELKTGELNRYFYESVGRAWQWQDADDWPLSRWQTHTERPELRLWILWISGSPAGYVEMERQPDGSVEFISFGLTPPFLGQGLGSALLSEAVKVAFAWTDDNGRIPTRIWLTTCSDDHPNARANYEARGFELFKTEIE from the coding sequence GTGACGACTGTCTGGTACCTGGCGTTGCAATCGCCCGATCAATTACGCGCCAAAAACTGGCCGGCGAACGTGGCTGTACGCTTCGCCGAAGCGGAATTAAAAACCGGCGAACTGAATCGGTATTTCTACGAAAGCGTCGGCCGCGCCTGGCAATGGCAGGACGCCGACGACTGGCCGTTATCGCGTTGGCAAACCCACACCGAGCGACCCGAATTACGGCTGTGGATTTTATGGATTTCCGGCAGCCCGGCCGGTTATGTCGAGATGGAACGCCAGCCCGACGGCAGCGTGGAATTCATTTCCTTCGGACTGACGCCACCGTTTTTGGGCCAGGGTTTGGGCAGCGCTTTATTAAGTGAAGCGGTCAAAGTCGCTTTTGCCTGGACCGATGACAATGGCCGAATTCCAACGCGAATCTGGTTAACTACCTGTAGCGATGATCACCCCAATGCGCGCGCAAATTATGAAGCGCGCGGCTTTGAATTATTCAAAACGGAGATTGAATAA
- a CDS encoding GNAT family N-acetyltransferase: protein MVLEWSYELTSPDAINAKPWPADVPLRFEQVEIQQGEFNRFLYLWVGQHWNWFMRRDWSLERWREHTERPEHRIWLLSVRGTPAGYVEMERQDGNQIEFISVGLGKPFIGMGLGGALLSEALKRAFEWTDADGRRPQRVWLHTCSDDHPNARANYEARGFKLFKTEEFPDPEH from the coding sequence ATGGTGTTGGAGTGGTCGTACGAACTCACCTCGCCGGATGCGATCAATGCCAAACCCTGGCCGGCGGATGTGCCGCTGCGCTTTGAGCAGGTCGAAATTCAGCAGGGCGAATTCAATCGCTTTCTGTATCTCTGGGTCGGTCAGCACTGGAATTGGTTTATGAGACGCGACTGGTCGCTGGAGCGCTGGCGAGAACACACCGAACGTCCCGAGCACCGCATCTGGTTGCTCAGCGTACGCGGCACACCGGCCGGTTACGTGGAAATGGAACGCCAGGATGGCAATCAGATCGAATTTATTTCCGTCGGTCTGGGCAAGCCATTTATCGGTATGGGTTTGGGCGGCGCTTTGTTATCGGAAGCCTTAAAGCGTGCGTTCGAGTGGACCGATGCCGATGGCCGGCGCCCGCAACGCGTCTGGCTGCACACGTGCAGCGACGACCACCCAAACGCCCGCGCCAATTACGAAGCGCGCGGTTTCAAACTGTTCAAAACCGAAGAATTCCCGGACCCGGAACACTAA
- the rraA gene encoding ribonuclease E activity regulator RraA: MWSTPDLCDDHPEAVRVLEPVFQDFGGKPAFFGQVVTVHCYEDNSRVKELAGTDGDGKVMVIDGGGSLRRALIGDQIALDAVNHGWQGVVIHGCARDIHELRRMPIGVRALASIPVRTEKKGLGDVDVPVEFAGVTIEPGMWLYADETGIVVSQDKLF, translated from the coding sequence ATGTGGAGTACACCTGATCTGTGTGACGACCATCCCGAAGCGGTTCGGGTACTTGAACCCGTGTTCCAGGATTTCGGCGGTAAGCCGGCGTTCTTTGGTCAGGTCGTCACTGTGCATTGCTACGAAGACAACTCCCGGGTGAAAGAACTGGCCGGCACCGATGGCGACGGCAAAGTCATGGTGATCGATGGCGGCGGTTCATTGCGCCGCGCTTTGATCGGCGACCAGATCGCGCTCGATGCCGTCAATCACGGCTGGCAAGGCGTGGTGATTCACGGTTGCGCGCGCGATATTCACGAGTTGCGCCGCATGCCGATTGGCGTCCGGGCGCTGGCCAGCATTCCGGTACGCACCGAGAAAAAAGGCCTCGGCGATGTCGATGTGCCGGTCGAATTTGCCGGCGTCACCATCGAACCGGGCATGTGGCTCTACGCCGACGAAACCGGCATCGTCGTCAGCCAGGACAAATTGTTCTGA
- a CDS encoding GNAT family N-acetyltransferase, with protein sequence MTVKLTTPRLTITGPQGIRGRKLHHYLTENADHFAQGGGDTPASIWATRQRLAAQKRLWQQGRGYRFYGFIDGNIVLDLGLSNVVRGVFQAAHLGYRTVKTYEGQGLMTEALGAVVDYSFNTLKLHRLMANYQPWNVGSGRVLEKLGFNREGLAKDYLFIDGQWRDHILTALTNKHW encoded by the coding sequence ATGACCGTCAAGCTGACCACACCTCGATTAACAATCACCGGACCGCAAGGCATTCGCGGCCGCAAACTGCATCACTATTTGACTGAAAACGCTGATCATTTTGCCCAAGGCGGCGGCGATACACCAGCCAGTATATGGGCAACGCGCCAGCGTCTGGCGGCGCAAAAGCGACTGTGGCAACAGGGCCGGGGCTATCGTTTTTACGGCTTTATCGACGGCAACATTGTGCTCGATCTGGGGCTATCGAATGTGGTGCGCGGCGTCTTCCAGGCGGCGCATCTGGGTTACCGAACCGTTAAGACTTATGAAGGCCAAGGGTTGATGACAGAGGCTCTCGGCGCTGTCGTCGATTACAGTTTCAACACGCTGAAATTGCATCGACTGATGGCGAACTACCAGCCCTGGAATGTTGGCAGTGGCCGTGTATTAGAAAAGCTCGGTTTTAATCGCGAAGGCCTGGCCAAAGATTACCTGTTCATTGACGGGCAATGGCGCGACCACATTCTCACGGCGCTGACCAACAAACATTGGTAA
- the glpX gene encoding class II fructose-bisphosphatase has translation MKQQPDRNLGMELVRVTEAAALSASRFMGAGDKEAGDAAAVDAMRAVLQTVSMDGVVVIGEGEKDEAPMLYNGESVGTGAEPKLDIAVDPVEGTRLLATGRPNSIAVVAATERGAMWDPGPSFYMNKIVVGEEARDAIDITQSVARNLYSIAEALERKVNEVTVFVLDRPRHKTLIEEIRAAGARVQLHTDGDVMGALMAAIPGTGVDVLMGIGGTPEGVISAAAVKALNGGMQGIRAPQLESERRKLMDLNLDLDQVVRLDDLIAADDAFFAATGITGGPFLDGVHYDRDGGITTHSIVIRAESGSLRFIKGIHRLKRSIEFGRPSKQSFQAMVDIAAK, from the coding sequence ATGAAGCAACAGCCCGATCGAAACCTGGGCATGGAGCTGGTTCGAGTGACCGAGGCAGCGGCTCTTTCCGCATCGCGTTTTATGGGCGCGGGCGACAAAGAAGCCGGCGATGCCGCCGCCGTGGACGCCATGCGAGCTGTACTGCAAACCGTCAGCATGGATGGCGTCGTGGTCATCGGCGAGGGCGAGAAAGACGAAGCGCCCATGCTCTATAACGGGGAAAGTGTCGGCACCGGCGCGGAACCCAAACTCGACATCGCAGTCGATCCGGTCGAAGGCACCCGCCTGTTGGCGACTGGCCGACCCAACTCCATTGCCGTTGTTGCCGCCACCGAGCGCGGCGCCATGTGGGACCCCGGCCCGTCGTTCTACATGAACAAAATCGTCGTCGGCGAAGAAGCCCGCGACGCCATCGACATCACCCAATCGGTGGCCCGCAACCTCTATTCCATTGCCGAAGCGCTGGAGCGCAAGGTCAACGAAGTCACCGTCTTCGTGCTCGACCGGCCGCGCCACAAAACCCTGATTGAAGAAATCCGCGCTGCCGGTGCCCGGGTGCAACTGCACACCGACGGCGATGTGATGGGTGCGCTGATGGCGGCCATTCCTGGCACTGGGGTCGATGTGCTGATGGGCATTGGCGGCACGCCCGAAGGGGTCATTTCCGCTGCCGCCGTGAAAGCCTTGAACGGCGGCATGCAAGGCATCCGCGCACCGCAACTGGAAAGCGAGCGGCGCAAGTTGATGGATTTGAATCTCGATCTGGATCAGGTAGTCCGGCTCGACGATTTGATTGCCGCCGACGACGCCTTTTTCGCCGCCACCGGCATCACTGGCGGTCCGTTTCTGGACGGCGTGCATTACGACCGCGACGGCGGCATTACCACGCACTCAATTGTGATCCGCGCCGAGTCCGGTTCGTTGCGTTTTATCAAAGGCATTCACCGACTGAAGCGCTCCATCGAATTCGGCCGGCCGTCGAAGCAGAGCTTCCAGGCGATGGTGGACATAGCGGCGAAGTAA
- the cdd gene encoding cytidine deaminase: MAAPADLKAAAKLAAGNAYVPYSEFPVGAALRCVDGRIFSGCNVENRSYPLGMCGERTAIGTAASAGVRPGEIVELVVFMPGNQLFSPCGGCRQVIAEFMPANGKIWATNDGDGLREWSATELLPDGFSFDGLS; the protein is encoded by the coding sequence ATGGCGGCCCCTGCGGATTTGAAAGCCGCGGCGAAGCTGGCCGCCGGCAACGCCTACGTGCCCTACAGCGAGTTCCCGGTTGGCGCTGCGTTGCGTTGCGTCGATGGCCGTATTTTCAGCGGCTGCAACGTGGAAAACCGCTCCTACCCGCTGGGCATGTGCGGCGAACGCACCGCCATCGGCACGGCGGCGTCGGCCGGTGTGCGGCCGGGAGAGATTGTCGAACTGGTGGTGTTTATGCCGGGCAATCAATTGTTTTCGCCCTGCGGTGGCTGCCGTCAGGTGATCGCCGAATTCATGCCGGCCAATGGCAAAATCTGGGCGACCAACGACGGCGATGGTTTGCGCGAATGGAGCGCCACCGAACTGCTGCCGGACGGCTTCAGCTTCGACGGTTTGAGTTGA
- the deoD gene encoding purine-nucleoside phosphorylase yields the protein MPTPHINANAGDFADTVLMPGDPLRAQYIAENFLDNAKRVTDVRSMFGYTGTFNGKPVSIMGSGMGVPSMSIYAKELITEYGVKHLIRVGTCGGIGDDIKLRDVIIASGASTDSGVNRTRLLGYDFAATADYSLLAAAVTSARNAGVEARVGNVFTSDLFYSPEEALIPALRKMGILAVEMEVAGLYGVAAEYGAKALGIMTVSDHIVRGEATSSDERQTTFNEMIQIALNAAVSL from the coding sequence ATGCCCACTCCCCACATCAATGCCAACGCCGGCGATTTCGCCGACACCGTTCTGATGCCCGGCGACCCGCTGCGCGCGCAATACATCGCCGAAAACTTCCTCGATAACGCCAAGCGCGTTACCGACGTGCGTTCCATGTTTGGCTACACCGGTACCTTTAATGGCAAGCCGGTGTCGATCATGGGGTCGGGCATGGGCGTGCCGTCGATGTCAATTTACGCCAAGGAACTGATCACCGAATACGGCGTGAAGCATCTGATTCGTGTCGGCACCTGCGGCGGCATTGGTGACGACATCAAACTGCGTGACGTCATCATCGCCAGCGGCGCCAGCACCGATTCGGGCGTTAACCGCACCCGCCTGCTCGGTTACGACTTTGCCGCCACCGCCGACTATTCACTGCTCGCCGCCGCCGTGACCAGTGCGCGCAATGCCGGTGTCGAAGCCCGGGTCGGCAATGTGTTCACCTCCGATTTGTTTTATTCGCCGGAAGAAGCCTTAATCCCGGCGCTGCGCAAGATGGGCATTCTGGCGGTGGAAATGGAAGTGGCCGGTCTGTACGGCGTGGCCGCTGAATACGGCGCCAAGGCGCTGGGCATCATGACCGTCAGCGACCACATTGTGCGCGGCGAAGCGACCAGTTCCGACGAACGCCAGACCACCTTCAACGAGATGATTCAGATCGCACTCAACGCCGCCGTGAGTCTGTAA
- a CDS encoding ATP-binding protein codes for MPRFSFTSLYSRLLALMVLGLISAFSFSNYVWLYFLEGQREQQGESMARDMAFSVGSTMEFIRAYPRDYRHLIINQLRDMGGSRFLVSVNDNFIPVEPIRDSLAKQQFLDQFQQSIEEKLGQRLADLNIEFADPRFLHVYEPDIRLVDLPPRWAQNTLILEPDPPPVLVAQVPVGEGEWLYLAGLLPDPYFLSENEYLDQGQLLFLTILLVVLVTIAWFVVRWMTRPLSNLATAARQLGTDIHLAPLEEKGTREVKETARAFNLMQERVLRFVDDRERLFSAISHDLKTPITRLRLRAEMMDESGVKSSMIKDLEELEAMVKGALDLGRSTDVHENTHPIDINQMVQTLKDDLALLGYPLEIRGMARWPFYGKPLALKRCLSNLVHNAAFYGTQVRLDIVDSRQELKIYVVDNGPGIPEAEIDKVFEPYVRLETSRNRNTGGAGLGLSIARNIAHAHGGQLKLRNRISAGLEAAVLLPRR; via the coding sequence ATGCCGCGCTTCAGTTTCACCTCGCTGTACAGCCGTCTGCTGGCGCTGATGGTGCTGGGTCTGATCAGCGCCTTCAGCTTCAGCAACTACGTCTGGCTGTATTTTCTCGAAGGCCAGCGCGAACAGCAGGGTGAATCGATGGCGCGCGACATGGCGTTTTCGGTCGGCTCGACGATGGAATTTATCCGCGCCTACCCGCGCGATTACCGCCATCTGATCATCAACCAACTGCGCGACATGGGCGGTTCGCGCTTTCTGGTGTCGGTGAACGACAACTTCATTCCGGTCGAACCGATTCGCGACAGCCTCGCCAAGCAGCAGTTTCTCGACCAGTTTCAGCAATCGATCGAAGAAAAACTCGGCCAGCGGCTGGCGGACCTGAACATCGAATTCGCCGACCCGCGTTTTCTGCACGTCTACGAACCGGACATCCGGCTGGTCGATCTGCCGCCGCGTTGGGCGCAAAACACCCTGATTCTGGAACCCGACCCGCCGCCGGTGCTGGTTGCCCAGGTGCCGGTTGGCGAAGGCGAATGGCTGTATCTGGCGGGCCTGTTGCCCGACCCGTATTTCCTGTCGGAAAACGAATACCTCGATCAGGGTCAATTGCTGTTTCTGACCATCTTGCTGGTGGTGCTGGTCACCATCGCCTGGTTCGTGGTGCGCTGGATGACGCGGCCGCTGTCGAATCTGGCAACGGCGGCGCGGCAACTCGGCACCGACATTCACCTGGCACCGCTGGAAGAAAAAGGCACTCGCGAAGTGAAAGAAACGGCGCGTGCCTTCAACCTGATGCAGGAACGGGTGCTGCGTTTCGTTGACGACCGCGAACGACTGTTCTCGGCGATTTCGCACGACCTGAAAACGCCGATCACCCGCTTGCGGCTGCGCGCCGAAATGATGGACGAAAGCGGCGTCAAATCGAGCATGATCAAGGATCTGGAAGAACTCGAGGCCATGGTCAAAGGTGCGCTCGATTTAGGCCGCAGCACCGATGTGCACGAAAACACTCACCCGATCGACATCAACCAGATGGTGCAGACGCTGAAAGACGATCTGGCGTTGCTCGGCTACCCGTTGGAAATTCGCGGCATGGCGCGCTGGCCGTTTTACGGCAAGCCGCTGGCGCTGAAGCGTTGCCTGTCGAATCTGGTGCACAACGCGGCGTTCTACGGCACTCAGGTGCGGCTCGACATCGTCGACAGTCGTCAGGAGCTGAAAATCTACGTGGTCGATAACGGCCCTGGCATTCCCGAGGCGGAAATCGACAAGGTATTCGAGCCATACGTGCGGCTGGAAACCTCGCGCAATCGCAACACCGGCGGTGCCGGGCTCGGCCTGAGCATTGCCCGCAACATTGCGCATGCGCACGGCGGTCAGTTGAAGTTGCGCAATCGCATCAGCGCGGGTCTGGAAGCGGCGGTGTTGTTGCCGCGACGCTGA
- a CDS encoding response regulator: MHPEQQKRILVVDDDEDIRNLLKEYLEKNGFLVTTAADGQHMRDLWPHERFDLIVLDIMMPGDDGFTLCKEVRARSRIPIIMLTAGSDETDRIIGLELGADDYVGKPFNPRELLARIKAVLRRYDEGPDSSPLDARQRLRFGEWLLDLTNRELTDPSGGQHSLNGADFNLLRLFVSRPGEVLSRDDLSNELRGRDSSPFDRSIDVQISRLRSRLNDDGKSPQVIKTVRGAGYILTVPVSPE, translated from the coding sequence ATGCACCCAGAACAACAAAAGCGCATCCTGGTGGTGGACGACGACGAGGACATCCGCAATCTGCTCAAGGAATACCTTGAGAAAAACGGATTTCTGGTCACCACCGCTGCCGATGGCCAGCACATGCGCGACCTTTGGCCGCACGAACGCTTTGACCTGATCGTCCTCGACATCATGATGCCCGGCGACGACGGCTTCACGCTGTGCAAAGAAGTGCGCGCCCGCTCACGCATCCCGATCATCATGCTCACCGCCGGTTCCGACGAAACCGACCGCATCATTGGCCTGGAACTGGGCGCTGACGATTACGTCGGCAAGCCGTTCAACCCCCGTGAATTGCTGGCCCGCATCAAAGCGGTGCTGCGCCGTTACGACGAAGGCCCCGACAGCTCGCCGCTCGACGCCCGCCAACGGCTGCGTTTTGGCGAATGGTTGCTCGATTTAACCAACCGCGAACTGACCGACCCCAGCGGCGGCCAGCATTCGCTCAACGGTGCCGACTTCAATTTGCTGCGTCTGTTTGTCAGCCGACCCGGCGAAGTGCTCAGTCGCGATGACTTGAGCAACGAGCTGCGCGGCCGCGATTCGTCGCCGTTTGATCGTTCCATCGATGTGCAGATCAGCCGTTTGCGGTCGCGTCTGAACGACGACGGCAAATCGCCGCAAGTGATTAAAACGGTGCGCGGCGCCGGCTACATCCTGACGGTTCCGGTCAGCCCCGAATAA
- a CDS encoding class I adenylate cyclase — translation MTKHQQAPQEALRTYRDRFLAINDGRLTRLRESLQTKQKQCLDLLPLLFHTHLRGSPGYFVEPDVPVGLVQYQPNQGTLSLLQQVNFSARPGTARAMYPQIAGLYLMGSSGSVAQSTSSDLDIWLCYKPGLTQHQIDLLETKAEMISHWAEGFNLEVHFFLMNSQQFEAGDQRSLTGENCGSTQHFLLLDEFYRTGQLLAGAPPAWWFVPAQQENRYDDLVREFRGRGVARLEESIDFGALPNLPAGEFIGAGMWQLYKGIDSPHKSVLKLLLLEVYARDFPNVTSLAHQYKNAVHDGVTELNELDPYVMLYRRIESYLSGRSEHSRLELIRRCFYFKAGIQLSRPVKVSTWRRQLMAELTKEWGWQSDYLAYLDGHASWPVQDIMAERKLLINELTRSYRFLTQFAAEHESNHLMSQQDLLILSRKLHAAFDRRRGKIDFISFGHQVDLSHEKIRIKEVGPRKGQPSHWVAHSQLPNGQIGSTLKKSSGLLETMLWCHLNGLLAAHLHIPVFTQFSSITNFEVRKTLADLRQSLPLNMPPVPASNFYKPAQVERVLLFSNLGCDPLQHLTRRGLQKISARSNSLDFSSLRENLVASIDMVVINSWGEVVVEHFDQQDALPQAIHFLLSLLARQKYVHRPMLESFCHNQTRPQAIAKRIQDLFEDAVTALYDYARKQPVRFLYNLGQQYQALTINKRQLNSLSFDTEAELVDWLGQEQAQRNRILPDRHFESDKNRLRAVIDQQEEQGLTLIYQLAKRVATVYLIDENGSLLSFRQACRTKTSLLASLLRFVKITEHRRQALDSELSTPSLPIQCYEMTLLPSGIPTMKRVGTAGLLDDKQTSNVQVMMELGPDGQQEFVLLCHDREFSSQELGDDFFPQVAACILAARPDNEPYPMYITDLSLSDRITAGLPNGQAQTIHYLRYKLRLEQRINEALLVQARLLQSARSAEVIPIDAANDSK, via the coding sequence GTGACCAAACACCAACAGGCGCCCCAGGAGGCATTACGCACCTACCGTGATCGGTTTCTGGCGATCAATGACGGTCGTTTAACGCGCCTGCGTGAAAGTCTGCAAACCAAGCAGAAACAGTGTCTGGATCTGCTGCCGCTGCTGTTCCACACCCATTTGCGCGGCTCGCCGGGCTACTTTGTCGAGCCGGATGTACCGGTTGGTCTGGTGCAATATCAGCCCAACCAGGGCACGTTGAGCCTGCTGCAACAGGTGAATTTCTCCGCCCGTCCAGGCACCGCTCGCGCCATGTATCCGCAAATTGCCGGTCTGTATCTGATGGGTTCTTCCGGATCGGTGGCGCAATCGACCAGTTCCGACCTCGATATCTGGCTGTGCTACAAGCCGGGCCTGACCCAGCATCAGATCGACCTGCTGGAAACCAAGGCCGAGATGATCAGCCATTGGGCGGAAGGTTTTAACCTGGAAGTGCACTTTTTCCTGATGAACTCGCAACAGTTCGAGGCGGGCGATCAACGCTCGCTGACCGGCGAAAACTGCGGCTCCACTCAGCACTTCCTGTTGCTCGACGAGTTCTACCGCACCGGCCAGTTACTCGCCGGCGCGCCGCCGGCCTGGTGGTTTGTACCAGCGCAGCAGGAAAACCGCTACGACGATCTGGTGCGCGAATTCCGCGGCCGTGGCGTTGCTCGACTGGAAGAGTCGATCGACTTCGGCGCTCTGCCGAATTTGCCCGCGGGTGAGTTCATCGGTGCCGGTATGTGGCAGCTGTACAAAGGCATCGATTCGCCGCACAAATCGGTGCTGAAACTGCTGTTGCTGGAAGTCTACGCGCGCGATTTTCCCAACGTCACCAGCCTGGCGCACCAGTACAAAAACGCGGTTCATGATGGCGTGACCGAGCTGAACGAACTCGACCCTTACGTCATGCTGTACCGGCGCATCGAGAGTTATCTCAGTGGTCGCAGTGAACACAGCCGGCTGGAACTGATTCGCCGCTGCTTCTATTTCAAGGCCGGCATTCAGTTGTCGCGCCCTGTCAAAGTCAGCACCTGGCGGCGTCAGTTGATGGCTGAACTGACCAAAGAATGGGGCTGGCAAAGCGACTATCTGGCCTATCTGGACGGCCACGCCAGCTGGCCGGTGCAAGACATCATGGCCGAGCGCAAATTGCTGATTAACGAACTGACGCGCTCGTACCGATTCCTGACGCAGTTCGCCGCCGAACACGAAAGCAATCACCTGATGAGTCAGCAGGATTTGCTGATTTTAAGTCGCAAACTGCACGCTGCCTTCGACCGCCGGCGCGGCAAAATCGACTTCATCAGCTTCGGCCATCAGGTCGATCTCAGCCACGAAAAAATCCGCATCAAGGAAGTCGGCCCGCGCAAAGGCCAGCCGTCGCATTGGGTCGCACACAGCCAGTTACCCAACGGCCAGATTGGCAGCACGCTGAAAAAATCCAGCGGCTTGCTGGAAACCATGTTGTGGTGCCACCTCAACGGTTTACTGGCGGCGCACCTGCACATCCCGGTGTTCACCCAGTTCAGTTCAATCACCAATTTCGAAGTGCGCAAAACGCTGGCCGATTTGCGCCAATCGTTGCCACTGAACATGCCGCCGGTCCCTGCGTCGAACTTCTACAAGCCGGCACAGGTTGAGCGCGTATTGCTGTTCAGCAACCTCGGTTGCGATCCGTTACAGCATTTGACCCGGCGCGGTTTGCAGAAAATTTCCGCGCGCTCAAACAGCCTCGATTTCAGTTCGCTGCGTGAAAATCTGGTCGCCAGTATCGACATGGTGGTGATCAATTCCTGGGGCGAAGTGGTGGTCGAACATTTCGATCAGCAAGACGCCCTGCCACAGGCGATTCACTTTTTGCTGTCGCTGCTGGCGCGCCAGAAATATGTGCATCGGCCGATGCTCGAATCGTTCTGCCACAACCAGACGCGGCCGCAAGCCATCGCCAAACGCATTCAGGATTTGTTCGAAGACGCGGTAACTGCGCTGTACGACTACGCGCGCAAACAGCCGGTGCGCTTCCTCTACAACCTGGGCCAGCAATATCAGGCACTGACCATCAACAAACGCCAGCTCAACAGCCTGAGTTTTGATACCGAAGCCGAACTGGTGGACTGGCTCGGCCAGGAACAGGCCCAACGCAACCGCATCCTGCCGGACCGGCATTTTGAGAGCGACAAGAACCGGCTGCGCGCGGTGATTGACCAGCAGGAAGAACAAGGCCTGACGCTGATCTACCAACTGGCCAAGCGCGTCGCGACGGTCTACTTAATCGACGAAAACGGTTCACTGTTGAGCTTCCGCCAGGCGTGCCGCACCAAGACCAGCCTGCTGGCCTCGCTGCTGCGTTTTGTGAAAATCACCGAACACCGGCGTCAGGCGCTCGACAGCGAACTGTCGACACCCTCGCTGCCGATCCAGTGCTATGAAATGACGCTGCTGCCGAGCGGTATTCCGACGATGAAACGCGTCGGTACCGCCGGTTTGCTGGACGACAAGCAAACCAGCAACGTTCAAGTAATGATGGAGCTGGGGCCGGACGGCCAACAGGAATTCGTGTTGCTGTGCCACGATCGCGAATTTTCCAGCCAGGAATTGGGCGACGATTTCTTCCCGCAGGTTGCAGCCTGCATTCTTGCGGCCCGCCCGGACAACGAACCTTACCCGATGTACATCACCGACTTGTCATTGTCGGATCGCATCACCGCCGGTCTGCCCAACGGCCAGGCGCAAACGATTCATTACCTGCGTTACAAACTGCGCCTGGAACAGCGCATCAACGAAGCGCTGCTGGTGCAGGCGCGACTGCTTCAGTCCGCCCGTTCGGCCGAGGTAATACCGATCGACGCCGCCAACGATTCCAAATAA
- a CDS encoding chemotaxis protein CheW, translating to MSIESEATATAGTGDERLATFWVPMQQKSLLVPQVAIAEVVAKATLQAVPDAPVWLLGRLDWRGQSLPVLSYEAANGQTQAPDSPGVRLAIFNTLSDGAALPFWALRIQGIPRLLRLSDAEVREDSLARCTRAERLAVITQLGKASIPDLDYLESLAASIGITSAERAD from the coding sequence GTGTCGATTGAGTCGGAAGCTACAGCGACAGCCGGAACGGGCGATGAGCGCCTGGCAACATTCTGGGTTCCGATGCAGCAAAAAAGCCTGCTGGTGCCGCAAGTTGCCATTGCCGAAGTGGTCGCCAAAGCCACCTTGCAAGCCGTGCCCGATGCCCCCGTCTGGCTGCTGGGTCGGCTGGACTGGCGCGGGCAGTCGCTGCCGGTGCTCAGTTACGAAGCGGCCAACGGCCAGACCCAGGCGCCGGATTCGCCCGGCGTGCGTCTGGCGATTTTCAACACACTCAGCGACGGTGCCGCATTGCCATTCTGGGCGCTGCGCATTCAGGGCATTCCTCGGCTGTTGCGCCTGAGCGACGCCGAAGTGCGCGAAGACAGCCTGGCGCGCTGCACCCGCGCCGAACGGTTGGCGGTGATTACCCAACTGGGTAAGGCGAGTATTCCGGATCTGGATTATTTGGAATCGTTGGCGGCGTCGATCGGTATTACCTCGGCCGAACGGGCGGACTGA